A window of Ipomoea triloba cultivar NCNSP0323 chromosome 2, ASM357664v1 contains these coding sequences:
- the LOC116010667 gene encoding E3 ubiquitin-protein ligase DA2L-like yields the protein MGNKLGRRRQVVDEKYTRPQGLYQHKDVDHKKLRKLILDSKLAPCYPGDDDCANTSDLEECPICFLYYPSLNRSRCCLKGICTECFLQMKTPNSTRPTQCPFCKTSNYAVEYRGVKTKEEKGMEQIEEQRVIEAKIRMRQQELQDEEERMLKRREMYSCSSSNGPSEEYCSTAGPSFATAIEGSEVVTSHEICGAPAIRPSLRPRQNREDEFDLDLEDLMVMEAIWLSIQENGRNRSQSYADAAASEQYTTEDRCAAMTSAGGSSPSPSGGLACAIAALAERQQMSGESSNSYGGDKSSCDEYQASGRFPNRAVDQEHQDYHPPLERHTRLSLESQIAIDCDDREWADHGSVVAEPGTSYAHSNEMDEVARQPLYPPEGEIENSFQHTSSAPIVPESFEEQMMLAMAVSLAEARARTSTPGVAWH from the exons ATGGGGAATAAATTGGGTAGAAGGAGGCAAGTGGTGGATGAGAAGTACACTAGGCCTCAGGGGTTGTACCAGCACAAGGATGTCGACCACAAGAAGCTTCGCAAGCTTATTCTTGACTCCAAGCTAGCTCCTTGCTATCCTGGGGACGATGACTGTGCCAATACCTCTGATCTTGAGGAGTGCCCCATTTGTTTCTTG TACTATCCGAGTCTCAACCGTTCAAGATGTTGCCTGAAAGGCATTTGTACAG AGTGCTTTTTGCAGATGAAGACACCTAATTCAACCCGTCCAACACA ATGCCCTTTTTGTAAAACTTCAAATTATGCTGTTGAATATCGTGGAGTAAAAACGAAGGAAGAAAAAGGCATGGAGCAAATT GAGGAGCAACGAGTTATTGAAGCCAAAATACGGATGAGGCAGCAGGAACTTCAAGATGAAGAGGAGAGGATGCTGAAACGAAGAGAGATGTATTCTTGTAGCAGTAGCAATGGACCGAGCGAGGAGTATTGTTCTACAGCAG GGCCATCATTTGCTACTGCAATTGAAGGTTCAGAAGTTGTTACTTCTCATGAGATTTGTGGCGCTCCTGCAATTCGTCCATCTTTACGGCCAAGACAGAACAG GGAAGATGAATTTGATTTGGACCTTGAGGACCTAATGGTTATGGAAGCTATATGGCTGTCTATTCAG GAAAATGGCAGAAATCGGAGTCAAAGCTATGCCGATGCAGCAGCTTCAGAACAATACACCACAGAAGATCGCTGTGCAGCCATGACCTCGGCAGGAGGGTCTTCTCCATCCCCTTCTGGAGGTCTCGCTTGTGCAATTGCAGCCCTTGCCGAGCGCCAGCAAATGAGCGGGGAGTCCTCCAATAGTTATGGTGGGGACAAATCTTCGTGCGATGAATATCAGGCGAGTGGCAGATTTCCCAACAGAGCGGTGGATCAAGAACACCAAGACTACCACCCACCTTTGGAGAGACATACCAGGTTGTCACTGGAATCCCAGATAGCAATAGACTGCGACGACAGGGAATGGGCTGACCACGGGTCAGTGGTGGCAGAACCGGGAACCAGCTACGCTCACTCTAATGAAATGGACGAGGTTGCAAGGCAGCCGCTTTATCCTCCAGAAGGCGAAATCGAGAACAGTTTTCAGCACACCTCCTCTGCCCCCATCGTTCCAGAAAGTTTTGAAGAGCAGATGATGCTAGCCATGGCTGTTTCGCTTGCGGAGGCCCGAGCAAGGACCAGCACACCGGGTGTAGCCTGGCACTAG
- the LOC116009939 gene encoding interactor of constitutive active ROPs 4-like, with protein sequence MPLRQPLRSSSQLRASSSDSEPLRSRPLTDKSPKLVGDRRSPRGAQSDPITQKKLGSRIADLESQLGLAQQELKCLKHQLASNESTKKTAQEKPEKKTRKPTVPKREEIIPKDLPPSDNHESNEKENRPAASEALDDSQQETDVFEVPVEKVAVEPNVEASEDTDEDEVKSRVLNPSVESSPVTPEPQKPSFEEELALKNDEITSLKAKLEEKEKELLNFGQENESLKQQLNEKTMEASSAKAKGEEAALQLNQVKEELETTRDNAARSNEQLEASEKAKEALETEMKKLRIQTEQWRKAADAAATVLSGGMEMNGRRMSERCGSMEKYSSSVFEPGVGGYGSYMGYPSFLDDSEDVSDSGKKKGSGIKMLGDLWKKKNQK encoded by the coding sequence ATGCCTCTAAGGCAACCTCTTAGGAGCTCTTCTCAGCTTAGAGCTTCGAGTTCTGATTCTGAGCCTTTGCGTAGTCGCCCCCTGACAGATAAGAGCCCCAAATTGGTTGGTGATCGACGATCCCCAAGGGGAGCTCAGTCTGATCCAATAACACAGAAGAAACTTGGATCGCGCATTGCAGATTTAGAAAGCCAGCTCGGGCTTGCTCAGCAGGAACTCAAGTGTCTAAAGCATCAGTTAGCCTCGAACGAGTCTACAAAGAAAACTGCTCAGGAGAAACCCGAGAAGAAAACCAGGAAACCAACTGTTCCCAAGCGAGAGGAAATTATTCCTAAAGACTTACCTCCTAGTGATAATCATGAATCCAATGAAAAGGAAAACCGGCCTGCTGCAAGTGAGGCTTTGGATGATAGCCAGCAAGAAACCGATGTTTTTGAGGTTCCAGTGGAGAAAGTTGCTGTGGAGCCAAATGTTGAAGCCAGTGAAGATACTGATGAAGATGAAGTGAAAAGCCGAGTTTTGAATCCCTCAGTTGAATCATCGCCAGTAACCCCCGAACCACAGAAACCATCGTTTGAGGAGGAGCTGGCATTGAAGAATGACGAGATAACCTCATTAAAGGCCAAATtggaagagaaggaaaaagaacTCCTCAACTTTGGCCAAGAAAACGAGAGCCTCAAACAACAACTAAACGAAAAAACTATGGAGGCATCATCTGCAAAGGCGAAGGGAGAAGAGGCAGCTCTCCAATTGAACCAGGTTAAAGAAGAGCTGGAAACCACTAGAGACAATGCAGCCAGGTCCAATGAACAGCTAGAAGCCAGCGAAAAGGCGAAGGAGGCTTTAGAAACCGAGATGAAAAAGCTACGCATACAAACCGAGCAATGGAGGAAAGCAGCAGATGCAGCAGCTACAGTTCTCTCCGGGGGCATGGAGATGAATGGCAGAAGGATGTCCGAGAGGTGTGGATCAATGGAAAAATACAGCAGCAGTGTATTTGAACCAGGAGTCGGGGGATATGGCAGTTACATGGGATATCCAAGTTTTCTTGATGACTCTGAGGATGTTTCAGACAGTGGAAAGAAGAAAGGTTCTGGCATAAAAATGTTGGGTGATCTCTGGAAAAAGAAGAACCAGAAATGA
- the LOC116009940 gene encoding gibberellin 2-beta-dioxygenase 1-like — MVVLSKPAIEQFSMVKPCKGGGAFPPGVGVPLIDLSLPDAKHHLVKACEEFGFFKVVNHGVPTEFITRLESQAVKFFSSPLSNKENAGPPDPSGYGNKKIGPNGDIGWVEYILLSPNDLDFDYHRFSSVVGLSPEMFRGAVNDYVTAVKRMACEILELMAEGLKIHPKNVFSRLLMDEESDSMFRVNHYPPCPEHQEMNGRNLIGFGEHTDPQIISVLRSNNTSGLQISLKDGCWISVPADQSSFFINVGDSLQVMTNGRFKSVRHRVLTNSRKSRLSMIYFGGPPLSEKIAPLPSLMEGGEDSLYKEFTWFEYKNSVYKSRLADNRLVLFQKIAAS, encoded by the exons ATGGTGGTCCTGTCGAAGCCCGCAATTGAACAGTTCTCCATGGTGAAGCCGTGCAAAGGCGGCGGCGCATTTCCTCCGGGCGTGGGCGTCCCATTGATAGACCTGTCCCTCCCCGACGCCAAACACCACCTCGTCAAAGCCTGCGAGGAATTCGGATTCTTTAAGGTGGTCAACCATGGCGTTCCCACTGAATTCATAACCCGCCTCGAATCCCAAGCCGTCAAATTCTTCTCCTCTCCCCTGTCTAACAAGGAAAACGCCGGCCCGCCTGACCCCTCCGGCTATGGCAATAAAAAAATCGGCCCCAATGGCGATATCGGCTGGGTTGAATACATTCTCTTATCCCCCAACGACCTCGATTTCGATTACCACCGGTTCTCCTCGGTCGTCGGTTTATCCCCTGAAATGTTCCG GGGCGCGGTGAATGACTATGTGACAGCTGTGAAGAGAATGGCGTGTGAGATTCTTGAATTAATGGCGGAGGGGCTGAAGATTCACCCGAAGAATGTGTTCAGTAGGCTGCTGATGGATGAAGAGAGCGACTCGATGTTCAGGGTGAATCACTACCCTCCATGCCCGGAGCACCAGGAAATGAACGGCAGGAATTTGATTGGGTTCGGCGAACACACAGACCCACAAATCATATCTGTTCTCAGATCCAACAACACCTCGGGCCTTCAAATCTCACTCAAAGATGGCTGCTGGATTTCCGTGCCCGCTGATCAATCCTCCTTCTTCATCAACGTCGGAGACTCCCTTCAG GTGATGACAAACGGGAGGTTTAAGAGTGTCCGGCACAGGGTTTTGACGAACAGTAGAAAATCAAGGCTATCAATGATTTATTTCGGAGGACCACCGCTGAGTGAAAAGATAGCTCCATTGCCATCACTCATGGAAGGAGGGGAGGACAGCTTGTACAAGGAGTTTACTTGGTTCGAGTACAAAAATTCAGTGTACAAGTCTAGGCTGGCTGATAATAGGTTGGTCCTATTCCAGAAAATTGCAGCCTCATAA